From the Cyclopterus lumpus isolate fCycLum1 chromosome 25, fCycLum1.pri, whole genome shotgun sequence genome, one window contains:
- the glrx3 gene encoding glutaredoxin 3, which produces MANLVEATTNQQFEDVLAKAGKCLTVVHFQAAWAPQCVQMNEVMAELAKEHAQTSFVKLEAEAVPEVSEKYEISSVPTFLFFKAGEKVDRMDGAHAPELTKKVQRLAVTGSPVGAAEGTATDLNQRLKMLLNAAPCMLFMKGSSQEPRCGFSRQIVALLKEHSIQFSSFDILSDEEVRQGLKTYSNWPTYPQLYANGELVGGLDIVKELAESGELENTCPKAVTMEHRLKTIINQSSVMLFMKGNKEAAKCGFSRQTLEILNNTGVDYDTFDILQDEEVRQGLKTYSNWPTYPQLYVKGDLIGGLDILKELKESGDLVSVLKGES; this is translated from the coding sequence ATGGCGAATCTCGTGGAAGCGACAACAAATCAGCAGTTTGAAGATGTCCTAGCCAAAGCTGGAAAATGCCTGACCGTGGTGCATTTCCAGGCCGCGTGGGCTCCTCAGTGTGTCCAAATGAACGAGGTGATGGCCGAGCTGGCCAAGGAGCACGCGCAGACCAGTTTTGTCAAGCTGGAGGCGGAAGCGGTGCCAGAGGTGTCGGAGAAGTACGAGATCAGTTCTGTCCCcactttccttttcttcaaAGCAGGGGAGAAGGTGGACCGCATGGATGGAGCCCATGCTCCGGAGCTGACCAAGAAGGTGCAGCGCCTGGCGGTCACCGGGAGTCCGGTGGGAGCCGCGGAGGGCACCGCCACGGACTTGAATCAGCGGCTGAAAATGCTGCTCAACGCGGCGCCCTGCATGCTCTTCATGAAGGGGTCCTCCCAGGAGCCCCGCTGCGGCTTCAGCCGGCAGATCGTGGCCCTGCTGAAAGAGCACAGCATCCAGTTCAGCAGTTTCGACATCCTGTCCGACGAGGAGGTCCGACAGGGGCTGAAGACCTACTCCAACTGGCCCACCTACCCTCAGCTGTATGCGAATGGGGAGCTGGTGGGAGGACTGGACATTGTGAAGGAGCTGGCTGAGTCCGGGGAGCTGGAGAACACATGCCCGAAGGCTGTCACCATGGAGCACCGGCTGAAGACCATCATCAACCAGAGTTCTGTCATGCTGTTCATGAAAGGCAACAAGGAGGCTGCAAAATGTGGCTTCAGCAGGCAGACACTGGAGATTCTGAACAACACCGGGGTGGATTATGACACCTTTGATATTCTGCAGGATGAAGAGGTGCGCCAGGGGCTCAAGACCTATTCTAACTGGCCAACCTACCCCCAGCTCTATGTGAAAGGAGATCTGATCGGAGGTCTGGACATACtcaaggagctgaaggagagtGGAGACCTGGTATCGGTGCTGAAGGGGGAGTCGTAG